In one Flavobacteriales bacterium genomic region, the following are encoded:
- a CDS encoding sensor histidine kinase, translating to MLRSIARKWSRWPAAAALVALLFIAYGINLMSRSRVLQASIQREVMLLDELSRMNDELHRVSLVHRVDISAQQHQWPRESGKLRQLAAGISERYAGLPGMDRLQQDLGRVIHQADSLHALAMAKGGHVSDPRALEAIFHIMMQRAQKVIDGTAREVHEKGLSSHTASLNDRWNEAQFLLVTACLLAIVLAWLVAMRSDLLRESRLRSEQLAQAKSTLERTNRELRETMLSKEEKEVMIKEIHHRVKNNLQIVKSLIRFQMDQVKDARTLELFNECVNRVSAMALVHEQTYLSKDLANIDVGTYLAQLTRDLCQAYAIDIRLEHDIRIQVPTLGVDTLIPMGLLINEVISNSLKYAFRGRDRGTIIVHIDGSDGGLHLRIGDDGVGLPDRSRWERPNSLGMDLIHTLADQLDTTVHLMPGQGTVYELRPKQSALARKRRA from the coding sequence ATGCTCCGTTCCATCGCTCGAAAGTGGTCACGCTGGCCGGCGGCCGCCGCCTTGGTGGCGCTGCTGTTCATCGCCTACGGAATCAATCTGATGTCCCGCTCACGGGTGCTCCAGGCCAGCATCCAACGAGAGGTGATGCTGCTGGACGAACTCAGCCGCATGAACGACGAGCTGCACCGCGTCTCCCTGGTGCACCGGGTGGATATCTCCGCCCAGCAGCATCAATGGCCCCGGGAATCGGGCAAGCTGAGGCAGCTGGCCGCAGGGATCAGCGAGCGGTATGCGGGACTGCCGGGCATGGACCGCCTCCAGCAGGACCTGGGCCGAGTCATCCATCAAGCCGATTCGCTGCACGCCCTAGCGATGGCCAAAGGCGGCCATGTCTCCGACCCGAGGGCCTTGGAGGCCATCTTCCACATCATGATGCAGCGCGCCCAGAAGGTGATCGACGGAACCGCCCGCGAGGTGCACGAGAAAGGGCTGAGCAGCCACACGGCATCGCTCAACGACAGATGGAACGAGGCGCAGTTCCTACTGGTGACCGCCTGCCTGCTCGCCATCGTCCTGGCCTGGCTGGTGGCCATGCGCAGCGACCTGCTCCGCGAGAGCCGCCTGCGGAGCGAGCAGCTCGCCCAGGCCAAGTCCACCCTGGAACGCACCAATCGCGAGCTGCGCGAGACCATGCTCAGCAAGGAGGAGAAGGAGGTGATGATCAAGGAGATCCACCATCGCGTGAAGAATAACCTCCAGATCGTGAAGAGCCTGATCCGCTTCCAGATGGACCAGGTGAAGGACGCGCGGACGCTGGAGCTCTTCAATGAATGCGTGAACCGCGTGAGCGCCATGGCCCTGGTGCATGAGCAGACCTACCTGAGCAAGGACCTCGCGAACATCGACGTGGGCACCTACCTGGCGCAGCTTACGCGCGACCTCTGTCAAGCCTACGCCATTGACATCCGCCTCGAGCACGATATCCGCATCCAGGTGCCGACGCTTGGCGTGGATACGTTGATTCCCATGGGGCTCCTGATCAACGAGGTGATCTCCAACTCGCTCAAGTACGCCTTCAGGGGCCGCGATCGCGGCACCATCATCGTGCACATCGATGGCAGCGATGGCGGCCTCCACCTGCGCATCGGCGACGATGGCGTGGGCCTTCCCGACCGCAGCCGCTGGGAGCGTCCGAACAGCCTAGGCATGGACCTCATCCATACCCTCGCCGATCAGCTGGATACCACGGTGCACCTGATGCCCGGCCAGGGAACCGTCTATGAACTCCGGCCCAAGCAGTCGGCTCTTGCGCGCAAGAGAAGGGCCTGA
- a CDS encoding NYN domain-containing protein translates to MDHRSKGTAALKVGVFYDGSYFTHVSNYYNYVHPHRRRLHIGGVHDFIKHTLAEREGTRPSLCHIIDAHFFRGRFSARDANEKPNQLYYDRVFDDVLMYNGVQTHYLPVKDLLGRKREKGIDVLMALETYELCMLKRFDVAVLIASDGDHVPLVRKLHALGCKTMLMGWDFEFTDEQGEQQTTRTSTDLWNEVSYPLPMHDLIEEGLKEDDEVVRDMFVMRDPSRDYEGEGERPAAALVDDERHRSTVMSLMNGYGFIRYPDNNLFFRHDDLEGLAFEDLTVNDEVEFNVAVNHRGQRVAKRITRPA, encoded by the coding sequence ATGGATCATCGCAGCAAGGGCACTGCAGCCCTCAAGGTGGGGGTGTTCTACGACGGTAGCTACTTCACCCACGTCAGCAACTACTACAACTATGTGCATCCGCACCGCCGGCGTCTCCATATCGGCGGCGTGCATGATTTCATCAAGCACACGCTGGCCGAGCGGGAAGGCACGCGCCCGAGCCTCTGCCACATCATCGATGCCCACTTCTTCCGCGGCCGGTTCAGCGCGCGCGATGCGAACGAGAAGCCCAACCAGCTCTACTATGACCGTGTCTTCGATGATGTGCTGATGTACAACGGGGTCCAGACCCACTACCTGCCCGTGAAGGACCTGCTCGGTCGGAAGCGTGAGAAGGGCATCGATGTGCTCATGGCGCTGGAGACCTATGAGCTGTGCATGCTGAAACGGTTCGATGTGGCCGTGCTGATCGCCAGCGACGGTGACCACGTACCCTTGGTGCGCAAGCTCCACGCGCTCGGCTGCAAGACCATGCTGATGGGGTGGGACTTCGAGTTCACCGATGAGCAAGGGGAGCAGCAGACCACCCGGACCAGCACGGACCTGTGGAATGAGGTGAGCTACCCGCTGCCCATGCATGACCTCATCGAGGAGGGCCTGAAGGAGGATGATGAGGTGGTCCGCGACATGTTCGTGATGCGCGACCCGTCCCGGGACTACGAAGGGGAGGGGGAGCGGCCCGCGGCGGCCCTGGTCGATGATGAGCGCCACCGCAGCACCGTCATGAGCCTGATGAACGGGTATGGCTTCATCCGGTACCCGGACAACAACCTCTTCTTCAGGCACGATGACCTGGAGGGTCTTGCCTTCGAGGATCTCACCGTGAATGATGAGGTGGAATTCAACGTGGCCGTAAACCACCGCGGCCAGCGAGTGGCCAAGCGCATCACCCGTCCGGCTTGA
- a CDS encoding HAMP domain-containing sensor histidine kinase, with product MPAMKATPDQSDRLHRFAHDLRNRLAAIQQAIMQLHEAPEADRGELIHFAEQQYFKAMRSTEELLDDFGIDRVMCSLKLGPVDLSGLVSEAIGRQRHRIERKGQSIQLDMEPGVRVLGDPHWLDQLVTALVSNASKFSAHGSRIRVSLRCEAGSAILNVEDEGIGMDAEDLEQVFTRYALLKGRSTAGEAQGRSTLARAQQWAEAHGGSLRAFSSGTGQGSSFALSIPLLR from the coding sequence ATGCCAGCCATGAAGGCCACCCCCGATCAATCGGACCGCCTCCACCGGTTCGCGCATGACCTGCGCAACCGGCTTGCAGCCATCCAGCAGGCGATCATGCAGCTGCACGAAGCGCCTGAAGCGGATCGCGGCGAGCTCATCCACTTCGCCGAGCAGCAGTACTTCAAGGCCATGCGCAGCACGGAAGAGCTGCTGGATGACTTTGGCATCGACCGCGTAATGTGCAGCCTGAAGCTCGGTCCCGTCGACCTGAGCGGCCTCGTTTCCGAGGCCATCGGGCGGCAGCGCCACCGGATCGAGCGGAAGGGCCAATCCATCCAGCTCGACATGGAGCCCGGCGTGCGTGTACTGGGCGACCCTCATTGGCTAGACCAGCTCGTGACCGCCCTCGTGAGCAATGCCTCGAAGTTCAGCGCGCACGGATCCCGCATCAGGGTATCGTTGCGGTGCGAGGCCGGGTCGGCCATCCTGAACGTGGAGGATGAAGGCATCGGCATGGATGCGGAGGACCTGGAGCAGGTCTTCACGCGCTATGCCTTGCTGAAAGGTCGGAGCACCGCCGGAGAGGCCCAGGGCCGTTCAACACTTGCCCGCGCCCAGCAATGGGCCGAGGCCCATGGCGGCAGCCTCAGGGCCTTCAGCAGCGGAACCGGACAGGGCAGCAGCTTCGCACTCAGCATCCCCCTTCTGCGCTGA
- a CDS encoding response regulator, with product MKKILIIEDETIISFSYQLQLERMGFEVIGTARSSEEAEEHMRRDRPDLIIMDIYLKGPKTGLELAQEIHAKDPIPILFLTASTKADVIEAIRGLKDAHYLPKPINSDNLEDMLQRFARA from the coding sequence ATGAAGAAGATCCTGATCATCGAGGATGAGACGATCATTTCGTTCAGCTACCAGCTCCAGTTGGAGCGCATGGGCTTCGAGGTGATCGGTACGGCGCGAAGCTCGGAGGAAGCCGAGGAGCATATGCGGCGGGACCGGCCGGACCTGATCATCATGGACATCTACCTCAAGGGGCCCAAGACGGGGCTCGAACTGGCCCAGGAGATCCATGCGAAGGACCCGATCCCCATCCTGTTCCTCACCGCCAGCACCAAGGCCGATGTCATAGAGGCCATCCGTGGACTGAAGGACGCGCACTACCTGCCCAAGCCCATCAATTCGGACAACCTCGAGGACATGCTGCAGCGATTCGCGCGCGCCTGA